A region from the Geobacillus vulcani PSS1 genome encodes:
- a CDS encoding Spo0B C-terminal domain-containing protein: MEKRWTVVEVMRHARHDWLNKIQLIKGHLALNKIERVQEIIEEIIGEMHQETRLTNLKAERFAELIMTYNWEPRPLFLEYEITDGEADWSRCDEQLAEWCRNFFRLLEAQSDERTENHLCLSIELSDRRAALFFDYRGTWRDDEAIRTWLEHCEPSPPLRLASFAVGEGELTVELELLAVES; the protein is encoded by the coding sequence ATGGAGAAACGATGGACTGTCGTTGAGGTGATGCGCCATGCCCGCCATGATTGGTTGAACAAAATCCAGCTCATCAAAGGGCATTTGGCGCTTAATAAAATCGAACGGGTGCAGGAAATTATTGAAGAGATTATCGGTGAGATGCATCAGGAAACGCGGTTGACGAACTTGAAGGCCGAGCGGTTCGCTGAGCTGATCATGACCTATAACTGGGAGCCGCGCCCGCTTTTTCTTGAGTATGAAATCACGGACGGCGAAGCCGATTGGTCGCGGTGCGATGAACAGCTGGCTGAATGGTGCCGCAACTTTTTTCGCCTGCTCGAAGCGCAATCCGATGAGCGGACAGAAAACCATTTATGTTTGTCCATTGAGCTGTCCGACCGACGGGCGGCGCTGTTTTTTGATTACCGCGGCACGTGGCGGGACGACGAAGCCATTCGCACTTGGCTTGAGCACTGCGAACCATCACCGCCGCTTCGGCTCGCGTCGTTTGCCGTTGGTGAGGGCGAATTAACGGTGGAGCTTGAGCTTTTGGCAGTGGAATCTTGA
- the rplU gene encoding 50S ribosomal protein L21, whose translation MYAIIETGGKQVKVEEGQEIYIEKLDANEGDTVTFDKVLFIGGETVKIGNPTVEGATVTAKVQKHGRQKKIIVFKYKAKKNYRRKQGHRQPYTKVVIEKINA comes from the coding sequence ATGTACGCAATTATCGAAACTGGCGGCAAACAAGTAAAAGTCGAAGAAGGCCAAGAAATTTACATCGAAAAATTGGATGCGAATGAAGGCGATACGGTCACGTTTGACAAAGTGCTGTTCATCGGCGGGGAAACGGTGAAAATCGGCAACCCGACGGTCGAAGGCGCAACCGTGACGGCGAAGGTGCAAAAACACGGCCGACAAAAGAAAATTATCGTCTTCAAATATAAAGCGAAAAAGAACTATCGCCGCAAACAAGGCCACCGTCAGCCGTACACGAAAGTCGTCATTGAAAAAATCAACGCGTAA
- the rpmA gene encoding 50S ribosomal protein L27, with protein sequence MLRLDLQFFASKKGVGSTKNGRDSIAKRLGAKRADGQFVTSGSILYRQRGTKVHPGLNVGRGGDDTLYAKIDGIVRFERLGRDRKRVSVYPVSQEA encoded by the coding sequence ATGCTGAGACTTGACCTGCAGTTTTTTGCTTCGAAAAAAGGGGTCGGTTCGACGAAAAACGGCCGCGACTCGATCGCGAAACGTCTTGGCGCAAAACGGGCTGACGGCCAATTCGTCACCAGCGGTTCGATTTTGTACCGTCAACGCGGAACGAAAGTCCATCCGGGCTTGAACGTCGGCCGCGGCGGCGACGATACGCTGTATGCGAAAATCGACGGCATCGTCCGTTTCGAGCGGCTCGGCCGCGACCGCAAACGCGTCAGCGTCTACCCGGTCAGCCAAGAAGCGTAA
- a CDS encoding site-2 protease family protein, with amino-acid sequence MNKYMALLGKMHIHPLLWLIGGIAVLTAHFKQLCLLFFIVLVHELGHAVAAAFFAWRVKRILLLPFGGVAEVEEHGNRPFREEWIVTLAGPAQHLWLVAAAFFLWKAGMMDGGSWELFFRYNAAIFALNLLPIWPLDGGKLLFLLLSYRRPFSDAHRNTIAISAAVLAVGVVLLFVLAPRQLDLWAIAAFLAYALWQEKKQHPYVVMRFLLERYYGNKGGYTKLRTITAPADERISAVLHRFYRGQKHAIIVVRDGRERATLDENELLHAFFAEKRTDAPLGALIY; translated from the coding sequence TTGAATAAGTATATGGCGCTGCTCGGGAAGATGCACATCCACCCGCTGTTATGGCTGATCGGCGGTATCGCGGTGCTTACCGCCCATTTCAAGCAGCTTTGCCTGTTGTTTTTCATCGTCCTCGTTCATGAGCTCGGCCATGCGGTGGCGGCCGCGTTTTTCGCTTGGCGGGTGAAGCGGATTTTGCTGTTGCCGTTCGGAGGAGTAGCGGAAGTCGAAGAGCACGGCAACCGGCCGTTCCGCGAGGAGTGGATCGTGACGCTCGCCGGGCCGGCCCAGCATCTGTGGCTCGTAGCGGCGGCGTTTTTTTTGTGGAAGGCCGGCATGATGGATGGCGGAAGCTGGGAGCTCTTTTTTCGCTACAATGCGGCCATTTTCGCTTTGAACTTGCTGCCGATCTGGCCGCTTGATGGGGGAAAATTGTTGTTCCTGCTGCTTTCCTACCGCCGTCCGTTCAGCGATGCACATCGAAACACGATCGCCATATCGGCCGCCGTGCTTGCTGTCGGCGTCGTTCTTTTGTTTGTGTTGGCGCCGCGCCAGCTTGATTTATGGGCGATCGCCGCTTTTTTAGCCTATGCCCTTTGGCAGGAGAAAAAGCAGCATCCGTATGTTGTCATGCGCTTTTTGCTTGAGCGGTATTATGGAAACAAAGGCGGCTATACAAAGCTGCGGACGATTACGGCTCCGGCGGACGAACGAATCTCGGCCGTGCTGCACCGCTTTTACCGTGGACAAAAGCATGCGATTATCGTCGTTCGCGACGGGCGCGAACGGGCGACGCTCGATGAAAATGAGCTGCTGCATGCGTTTTTTGCCGAAAAGCGGACCGATGCGCCGCTTGGCGCTCTCATCTATTGA
- a CDS encoding ribosomal-processing cysteine protease Prp produces MIRVTIEREADGRIRAFTMEGHAHFAKRGKDIVCAGASAVSFGTINAIEALLGVRPHVSLGKDGGYLRCELPKLEEAAAEKVQLLLEAMVVSLKTIERDYGTFIRVTSI; encoded by the coding sequence ATGATTCGCGTCACGATTGAACGAGAAGCGGACGGCCGCATCCGTGCGTTTACAATGGAAGGGCATGCCCATTTTGCGAAACGCGGAAAGGACATTGTATGCGCCGGCGCTTCGGCGGTCTCGTTTGGCACGATCAACGCCATTGAGGCGCTCCTTGGCGTCCGCCCTCATGTTTCGCTCGGCAAAGACGGCGGCTACCTCCGCTGCGAGCTTCCGAAGCTGGAAGAAGCGGCGGCAGAGAAAGTGCAGTTGTTGTTGGAAGCGATGGTCGTTTCGCTAAAGACGATCGAACGCGATTACGGAACATTCATTCGCGTGACATCCATCTAG